A region from the Arachis ipaensis cultivar K30076 chromosome B01, Araip1.1, whole genome shotgun sequence genome encodes:
- the LOC107632462 gene encoding nucleobase-ascorbate transporter 6 isoform X3, which translates to MAGGGGGGGAPAPKADEPQPHPPKDQLPNISYCITSPPPWPEAILLGFQHYLVMLGTTVLIPTALVPQMGGGNDEKARVIQTLLFVAGINTLLQTLFGTRLPAVIGGSYTYVPTTISIILSGRFSDEPDPIEKFKRIMRATQGALIVASTLQIVLGFSGLWRNVARFLSPLSAAPLVALVGFGLYELGFPGFVPHVLKGGKHVFDRFAVIFTVAIVWLYAFLLTVGGAYNHAAPKTQSTCRTDRSGLIEAAPWIRVPYPFQWGAPSFDAGEAFAMMMASFVALVESSGAFIAVYRYASATPMPPSILSRGIGWQVGTRMDSKSAGVGILLSGLWGTGNGSSVSVENAGLLALTRVGSRRVVQISAGFMIFFSILGKFGAVFASIPPPIVAALYCLFFAYVGAGGLSFLQFCNLNSFRTKFVLGFSIFLGLSIPQYFNEYTAIYGYGPVHTGARWFNDIINVPFQSKAFVAGVVAYFLDNTLHKDPTIRKDRGKHWWDKYRSFKGDTRSEEFYSLPFNLNKYFPSV; encoded by the exons atgGCAGGAGGTGGAGGAGGGGGAGGAGCACCTGCACCAAAAGCAGATGAGCCACAGCCACATCCACCGAAGGATCAGCTTCCTAACATCTCTTACTGCATTACCAGTCCTCCTCCATGGC CTGAGGCTATACTTCTGGGTTTTCAGCATTATCTTGTGATGCTTGGTACAACTGTGCTAATCCCCACTGCTCTTGTTCCCCAGATGGGAGGTGGCAAT GATGAGAAGGCAAGAGTTATTCAAACACTGCTCTTTGTAGCTGGAATCAACACATTGCTGCAAACATTGTTTGGAACTCGATTGCCTGCAGTAATTGGTGGCTCTTATACCTATGTTCCAACAACAATCTCAATTATTCTCTCTGGTCGATTCAGTGATGAACCAGATCCTATAGAG AAATTCAAGAGGATAATGCGGGCTACTCAGGGTGCTCTTATTGTTGCTTCAACTCTTCAAATAGTACTAGGCTTTAGTGGCCTCTGGCGTAATGTTGCAAG GTTCTTAAGTCCTCTTTCAGCAGCTCCTTTGGTCGCACTTGTTGGTTTCGGGCTATACGAGTTAGGCTTTCCTGGG TTTGTACCCCATGTGCTCAAAGGTGGAAAACATGTCTTTGACCGTTTTGCTGTGATATTTACGGTTGCAATTGTATGGTTATATGCATTTCTGCTCACTGTTGGAGGGGCCTATAACCACGCCGCACCCAAAACACAATCAACCTGTCGTACTGATCGTTCTGGCCTAATAGAAGCTGCTCCATG GATACGGGTCCCTTACCCTTTTCAATGGGGAGCACCTTCATTTGATGCAGGTGAAGCCTTTGCCATGATGATGGCATCCTTTGTTGCTCTTGTAGAG TCCAGTGGAGCTTTCATTGCTGTTTACCGGTATGCAAGTGCAACACCAATGCCACCATCTATTCTCAGCCGGGGTATTGGTTGGCAGGTAGGTACACGCATGGATAGCAAATCTGCA GGAGTTGGCATTCTGTTATCAGGATTGTGGGGAACTGGCAACGGATCATCCGTATCTGT AGAAAATGCTGGTCTTTTGGCTTTGACTCGTGTTGGCAGTCGGAGAGTTGTGCAAATATCTGCAGGGTTTAtgattttcttttcaattcttg GTAAATTTGGAGCAGTTTTCGCTTCCATTCCACCTCCAATTGTTGCTGCCTTGTATTGCTTGTTCTTCGCTTATGTTG GTGCTGGAGGCCTTAGTTTTCTTCAATTTTGCAACCTCAACAGTTTCAGGACTAAGTTTGTATTAGGCTTCTCCATCTTCCTTGGCTTGTCCATTCCGCAGTACTTCAACGAGTACACGGCAATCTACGGTTATGGTCCAGTTCACACCGGCGCAAGATGG TTCAATGACATAATCAATGTCCCATTCCAGTCAAAAGCATTTGTTGCTGGTGTCGTCGCGTATTTCTTGGACAACACGCTACATAAGGACCCAACCATTAGGAAGGACAGAGGAAAACATTGGTGGGACAAGTACAGGTCCTTCAAGGGTGATACAAGAAGTGAAGAGTTCTATTCACTGCCTTTCAATCTCAACAAGTACTTCCCTTCTGTGTAA
- the LOC107632462 gene encoding nucleobase-ascorbate transporter 6 isoform X1 has protein sequence MAGGGGGGGAPAPKADEPQPHPPKDQLPNISYCITSPPPWPEAILLGFQHYLVMLGTTVLIPTALVPQMGGGNDEKARVIQTLLFVAGINTLLQTLFGTRLPAVIGGSYTYVPTTISIILSGRFSDEPDPIEKFKRIMRATQGALIVASTLQIVLGFSGLWRNVARFLSPLSAAPLVALVGFGLYELGFPGVAKCIEIGLPQLILLVFVSQFVPHVLKGGKHVFDRFAVIFTVAIVWLYAFLLTVGGAYNHAAPKTQSTCRTDRSGLIEAAPWIRVPYPFQWGAPSFDAGEAFAMMMASFVALVESSGAFIAVYRYASATPMPPSILSRGIGWQVGTRMDSKSAGVGILLSGLWGTGNGSSVSVENAGLLALTRVGSRRVVQISAGFMIFFSILGKFGAVFASIPPPIVAALYCLFFAYVGAGGLSFLQFCNLNSFRTKFVLGFSIFLGLSIPQYFNEYTAIYGYGPVHTGARWFNDIINVPFQSKAFVAGVVAYFLDNTLHKDPTIRKDRGKHWWDKYRSFKGDTRSEEFYSLPFNLNKYFPSV, from the exons atgGCAGGAGGTGGAGGAGGGGGAGGAGCACCTGCACCAAAAGCAGATGAGCCACAGCCACATCCACCGAAGGATCAGCTTCCTAACATCTCTTACTGCATTACCAGTCCTCCTCCATGGC CTGAGGCTATACTTCTGGGTTTTCAGCATTATCTTGTGATGCTTGGTACAACTGTGCTAATCCCCACTGCTCTTGTTCCCCAGATGGGAGGTGGCAAT GATGAGAAGGCAAGAGTTATTCAAACACTGCTCTTTGTAGCTGGAATCAACACATTGCTGCAAACATTGTTTGGAACTCGATTGCCTGCAGTAATTGGTGGCTCTTATACCTATGTTCCAACAACAATCTCAATTATTCTCTCTGGTCGATTCAGTGATGAACCAGATCCTATAGAG AAATTCAAGAGGATAATGCGGGCTACTCAGGGTGCTCTTATTGTTGCTTCAACTCTTCAAATAGTACTAGGCTTTAGTGGCCTCTGGCGTAATGTTGCAAG GTTCTTAAGTCCTCTTTCAGCAGCTCCTTTGGTCGCACTTGTTGGTTTCGGGCTATACGAGTTAGGCTTTCCTGGG GTTGCTAAATGTATAGAAATTGGATTGCCGCAGCTTATATTGCTAGTTTTTGTGTCGCAG TTTGTACCCCATGTGCTCAAAGGTGGAAAACATGTCTTTGACCGTTTTGCTGTGATATTTACGGTTGCAATTGTATGGTTATATGCATTTCTGCTCACTGTTGGAGGGGCCTATAACCACGCCGCACCCAAAACACAATCAACCTGTCGTACTGATCGTTCTGGCCTAATAGAAGCTGCTCCATG GATACGGGTCCCTTACCCTTTTCAATGGGGAGCACCTTCATTTGATGCAGGTGAAGCCTTTGCCATGATGATGGCATCCTTTGTTGCTCTTGTAGAG TCCAGTGGAGCTTTCATTGCTGTTTACCGGTATGCAAGTGCAACACCAATGCCACCATCTATTCTCAGCCGGGGTATTGGTTGGCAGGTAGGTACACGCATGGATAGCAAATCTGCA GGAGTTGGCATTCTGTTATCAGGATTGTGGGGAACTGGCAACGGATCATCCGTATCTGT AGAAAATGCTGGTCTTTTGGCTTTGACTCGTGTTGGCAGTCGGAGAGTTGTGCAAATATCTGCAGGGTTTAtgattttcttttcaattcttg GTAAATTTGGAGCAGTTTTCGCTTCCATTCCACCTCCAATTGTTGCTGCCTTGTATTGCTTGTTCTTCGCTTATGTTG GTGCTGGAGGCCTTAGTTTTCTTCAATTTTGCAACCTCAACAGTTTCAGGACTAAGTTTGTATTAGGCTTCTCCATCTTCCTTGGCTTGTCCATTCCGCAGTACTTCAACGAGTACACGGCAATCTACGGTTATGGTCCAGTTCACACCGGCGCAAGATGG TTCAATGACATAATCAATGTCCCATTCCAGTCAAAAGCATTTGTTGCTGGTGTCGTCGCGTATTTCTTGGACAACACGCTACATAAGGACCCAACCATTAGGAAGGACAGAGGAAAACATTGGTGGGACAAGTACAGGTCCTTCAAGGGTGATACAAGAAGTGAAGAGTTCTATTCACTGCCTTTCAATCTCAACAAGTACTTCCCTTCTGTGTAA
- the LOC107632462 gene encoding nucleobase-ascorbate transporter 6 isoform X2, whose translation MAGGGGGGGAPAPKADEPQPHPPKDQLPNISYCITSPPPWPEAILLGFQHYLVMLGTTVLIPTALVPQMGGGNDEKARVIQTLLFVAGINTLLQTLFGTRLPAVIGGSYTYVPTTISIILSGRFSDEPDPIEKFKRIMRATQGALIVASTLQIVLGFSGLWRNVARFLSPLSAAPLVALVGFGLYELGFPGVAKCIEIGLPQLILLVFVSQFVPHVLKGGKHVFDRFAVIFTVAIVWLYAFLLTVGGAYNHAAPKTQSTCRTDRSGLIEAAPWIRVPYPFQWGAPSFDAGEAFAMMMASFVALVESSGAFIAVYRYASATPMPPSILSRGIGWQGVGILLSGLWGTGNGSSVSVENAGLLALTRVGSRRVVQISAGFMIFFSILGKFGAVFASIPPPIVAALYCLFFAYVGAGGLSFLQFCNLNSFRTKFVLGFSIFLGLSIPQYFNEYTAIYGYGPVHTGARWFNDIINVPFQSKAFVAGVVAYFLDNTLHKDPTIRKDRGKHWWDKYRSFKGDTRSEEFYSLPFNLNKYFPSV comes from the exons atgGCAGGAGGTGGAGGAGGGGGAGGAGCACCTGCACCAAAAGCAGATGAGCCACAGCCACATCCACCGAAGGATCAGCTTCCTAACATCTCTTACTGCATTACCAGTCCTCCTCCATGGC CTGAGGCTATACTTCTGGGTTTTCAGCATTATCTTGTGATGCTTGGTACAACTGTGCTAATCCCCACTGCTCTTGTTCCCCAGATGGGAGGTGGCAAT GATGAGAAGGCAAGAGTTATTCAAACACTGCTCTTTGTAGCTGGAATCAACACATTGCTGCAAACATTGTTTGGAACTCGATTGCCTGCAGTAATTGGTGGCTCTTATACCTATGTTCCAACAACAATCTCAATTATTCTCTCTGGTCGATTCAGTGATGAACCAGATCCTATAGAG AAATTCAAGAGGATAATGCGGGCTACTCAGGGTGCTCTTATTGTTGCTTCAACTCTTCAAATAGTACTAGGCTTTAGTGGCCTCTGGCGTAATGTTGCAAG GTTCTTAAGTCCTCTTTCAGCAGCTCCTTTGGTCGCACTTGTTGGTTTCGGGCTATACGAGTTAGGCTTTCCTGGG GTTGCTAAATGTATAGAAATTGGATTGCCGCAGCTTATATTGCTAGTTTTTGTGTCGCAG TTTGTACCCCATGTGCTCAAAGGTGGAAAACATGTCTTTGACCGTTTTGCTGTGATATTTACGGTTGCAATTGTATGGTTATATGCATTTCTGCTCACTGTTGGAGGGGCCTATAACCACGCCGCACCCAAAACACAATCAACCTGTCGTACTGATCGTTCTGGCCTAATAGAAGCTGCTCCATG GATACGGGTCCCTTACCCTTTTCAATGGGGAGCACCTTCATTTGATGCAGGTGAAGCCTTTGCCATGATGATGGCATCCTTTGTTGCTCTTGTAGAG TCCAGTGGAGCTTTCATTGCTGTTTACCGGTATGCAAGTGCAACACCAATGCCACCATCTATTCTCAGCCGGGGTATTGGTTGGCAG GGAGTTGGCATTCTGTTATCAGGATTGTGGGGAACTGGCAACGGATCATCCGTATCTGT AGAAAATGCTGGTCTTTTGGCTTTGACTCGTGTTGGCAGTCGGAGAGTTGTGCAAATATCTGCAGGGTTTAtgattttcttttcaattcttg GTAAATTTGGAGCAGTTTTCGCTTCCATTCCACCTCCAATTGTTGCTGCCTTGTATTGCTTGTTCTTCGCTTATGTTG GTGCTGGAGGCCTTAGTTTTCTTCAATTTTGCAACCTCAACAGTTTCAGGACTAAGTTTGTATTAGGCTTCTCCATCTTCCTTGGCTTGTCCATTCCGCAGTACTTCAACGAGTACACGGCAATCTACGGTTATGGTCCAGTTCACACCGGCGCAAGATGG TTCAATGACATAATCAATGTCCCATTCCAGTCAAAAGCATTTGTTGCTGGTGTCGTCGCGTATTTCTTGGACAACACGCTACATAAGGACCCAACCATTAGGAAGGACAGAGGAAAACATTGGTGGGACAAGTACAGGTCCTTCAAGGGTGATACAAGAAGTGAAGAGTTCTATTCACTGCCTTTCAATCTCAACAAGTACTTCCCTTCTGTGTAA